A genome region from Bufo gargarizans isolate SCDJY-AF-19 chromosome 2, ASM1485885v1, whole genome shotgun sequence includes the following:
- the WASHC1 gene encoding WASH complex subunit 1: MPQRMSMERQAYSVPIIQPDLRREETIQQITFTLQQLQSVSNDIFNRILQRVETNRSQLKNINDRVSLAQAKIEKVKGSKKAIKVFSSAKYPAPERLQEYTSIFSGADDSWSEKRARHKIQSKHRPLDEQAMQEKLKYYPVYVSLKGQEEEAAEEGLGSLPRNINSVSSLLLFNTTENLYKKYVFLDPLAGVVTRTNQPLEGDDEDRLFAAPLSISKREQLERQTAENYFYVPDLGEVPEIDVPYYLPDLPGVADDLMYSADLGPGIAPSAPGGPIPELPTFSTEEIMEPSRADAQDGRPLPPPPPPPPPPPVLPPISPPAPPVLPPSQSTLPAPSGTDSATVDAAAIQGAPKEVVKPSDGRASLLESIRQAGGIGKAKLRNVKEKKLEKKKMKEQEQVNATGVGGDMMSDLFNKLAMRRKGISGKGPAAGSGDSPAGAFARISDTIPPLPPPQVTPGEADEDEWES, encoded by the exons ATGCCTCAGAGGATGTCCATGGAACGCCAGGCATATTCGGTGCCAATCATTCAGCCAGATCTCCGCAGGGAAGAGACAATACAGCAGATCACATTTACTCTACAGCAGCTGCAGTCTGTGTCCAATGACATCTTCAACAG GATCCTGCAGAGAGTGGAGACCAATAGGTCGCAACTCAAGAACATCAACGATCGGGTCAGCCTGGCACAAGCCAAGATAGAGAAAGTaaaaggcagcaaaaaggccATAAAG GTGTTCTCCAGTGCCAAGTACCCAGCTCCAGAACGTCTTCAGGAATACACATCCATCTTCTCGGGTGCAGATGATTCATGGTCTGAGAAAAGAGCAAGACACAAGATCCAGAGCAAGCACCGACCACTGGATGAGCAAGCGATGCAG GAAAAACTCAAGTATTACCCTGTATACGTGAGCTTGAAAGGGCAAGAAGAGGAAGCGGCGGAGGAGGGGCTTGGTAGTCTACCCCGAAATATCAACTCTGTCAGTTCTCTGCTTCTCTTCAACACAACGGAGAACCT CTATAAGAAGTATGTGTTCTTGGATCCTCTGGCTGGTGTGGTAACCCGAACTAACCAGCCTCTAGAGGGCGACGATGAGGACCGGTTGTTTGCTGCCCCGCTGTCTATCTCGAAGAGGGAGCAGCTTGAGCGGCAG ACTGCAGAGAATTACTTCTATGTTCCGGACCTTGGGGAAGTTCCTGAGATTGATGTTCCTTATTACCTGCCGGACCTTCCCGGAGTGGCTGATGACCTTATGTACAGCGCTGATTTGGGTCCTGGCATTGCCCCATCTGCTCCAGGGGGCCCTATTCCAGAGCTCCCCACATTCAGCACTGAGGAGATTATGGAACCTTCAAGGGCAG ATGCACAAGATGGCCGACCCCTGCCACCGCCACCACCTCCTCCGCCTCCACCACCTGTTCTGCCACCCATTTCTCCTCCTGCCCCACCAGTGCTGCCTCCTTCACAGTCCACACTACCTGCACCCAGTGGAACGGACAGCGCGACTGTGGATGCTG CTGCCATCCAAGGAGCCCCTAAAGAGGTGGTGAAACCATCCGATGGCCGCGCATCTCTTCTAGAGTCCATTCGCCAAGCGGGCGGCATTGGAAAGGCCAAACTGCGGAATGTAAAAGAGAAAAAGCTAGAGAAGAAGAAGATGAAGGAGCAGGAACAAG TTAATGCCACTGGGGTAGGAGGAGATATGATGTCTGATCTGTTTAACAAGCTGGCAATGAGACGTAAAG GCATCTCTGGGAAGGGCCCGGCTGCCGGAAGTGGCGATTCTCCTGCTGGAGCGTTTGCTAGGATTTCTGATACCATTCCGCCTCTACCCCCGCCACAAGTGACGCCAGGAGAAGCAGACGAGGATGAATGGGAGTCTTAA